A section of the Apodemus sylvaticus chromosome 10, mApoSyl1.1, whole genome shotgun sequence genome encodes:
- the Mrc2 gene encoding C-type mannose receptor 2 isoform X1: protein MRSPRRRSSEPSARAVSARSPSMRPRASRPPSAADMEPTRPALAPWPRHLLRCVLLLGGLRLGHPADSAATLLEPDVFLIFSQGMQGCLEAQGVQVRVTPVCNASLPAQRWKWVSRNRLFNLGAMQCLGTGWPVTNTTVSLGMYECDREALSLRWQCRTLGDQLSLLLGSRASNASKPGTLERGDQTRSGHWNIYGSEEDLCARPYYEVYTIQGNSHGKPCTIPFKYDNQWFHGCTSTGREDGHLWCATTQDYGKDERWGFCPIKSNDCETFWDKDQLTDSCYQFNFQSTLSWREAWASCEQQGADLLSITEIHEQTYINGLLTGYSSTLWIGLNDLDTSGGWQWSDNSPLKYLNWESDQPDNPGEENCGVIRTESSGGWQNRDCSIALPYVCKKKPNATAEPIQPDRWANVKVECDPSWQSFQGHCYRLQAEKRSWQESKRACLRGGGDLLSIHSMAELEFITKQIKQEVEELWIGLNDLKLQMNFEWSDGSLVSFTHWHPFEPNNFRDSLEDCVTIWGPEGRWNDSPCNQSLPSICKKAGRLSQGTAEEDHGCRKGWTWHSPSCYWLGEDQVVYSDARRLCTDHGSQLVTITNRFEQAFVSSLIYNWEGEYFWTALQDLNSTGSFRWLSGDEVTYTHWNRDQPGYRRGGCVALATGSAMGLWEVKNCTSFRARYICRQSLGTPVTPELPGPDPTPSLTGSCPQGWVSDPKLRHCYKVFSSERLQEKKSWIQALGVCRELGAQLLSLASYEEEHFVANMLNKIFGESEPESHDQHWFWIGLNRRDPREGYSWRWSDGLGFSYHNFARSRHDDDDIRGCAVLDLASLQWVAMQCQTQLDWICKIPRGVDVQGPDIGPQGRLEWVRFQEAEYKFFEHHSSWAQAQRICTWFQAELTSVHSQAELDFLGQNLQKLSSGQEQHWWIGLHTSESDGRFRWTDGSVINFISWAPGKPRPIGKDKKCVYMTARQEDWGDQRCHTALPYICKRSNSSGETQPQDLPPSALGGCPSGWNQFLNKCFRIQGQDPQDRVKWSEAQFSCEQQEAQLVTIANPLEQAFITASLPNVTFDLWIGLHASQRDFQWIEQEPLLYTNWAPGEPSGPSPAPSGTKPTSCAVILHSPSAHLTGRWDDRSCTEETHGFICQKGTDPSLSPSPAATPPAPGTELSYLNRTFRLLQKPLRWKDALLLCESRNTSLAHVPDPYTQAFLTQAARGLQAPLWIGLASEEVGSQGSRRYSWLSEEPLNYVSWQDGEPQQSGGCAYVDVDGTWRTTNCDTKLQGAVCGVSRGPPPRRIHYRGSCPQGLADSSWIPFREHCYSFHMEVLLGHKEALQRCQKAGGTVLSILDEMENVFVWEHLQTAEVQSRGAWLGMNFNPKGGMLVWHDNTAVNYSNWGPPGLGPSMLSHNSCYWIQSSSGLWRPGACTNITMGVVCKLPRVEENRFLPSAALPENPVALVVVLTAVLLLLALLTVALILYRRRQNAERGSFEGARYSRSSRSAPAEATEKNILVSDMEMNEQQE from the exons AACCTGATGTCTTCCTCATCTTCAGCCAGGGGATGCAGGGCTGTCTGGAGGCCCAGGGTGTGCAGGTCCGAGTCACCCCAGTCTGCAATGCCAGTCTCCCTGCCCAGCGCTGGAAGTGGGTTTCCCGGAACCGACTCTTCAATCTGGGTGCCATGCAGTGCCTGGGTACAGGTTGGCCCGTCACCAACACCACAGTTTCCCTGGGCATGTATGAATGTGACCGAGAGGCCTTGAGTCTTCGATGGCAGTGTCGTACACTAGGGGACCAGTTGTCCCTGCTTCTGGGGTCCCGTGCAAGTAATGCATCCAAGCCTGGCACCTTGGAGCGCGGTGACCAGACCCGCAGTGGCCATTGGAACATCTACGGCAGTGAAGAAGACCTATGTGCTCGACCTTACTATG AGGTCTACACCATCCAGGGAAACTCCCACGGAAAGCCGTGTACTATCCCCTTCAAGTATGACAACCAGTGGTTCCATGGCTGCACCAGCACTGGCCGAGAAGATGGGCACCTGTGGTGTGCCACCACCCAGGACTACGGCAAAGATGAGCGCTGGGGCTTCTGCCCCATCAAGA GTAACGACTGCGAGACATTCTGGGACAAAGACCAGCTGACTGACAGCTGTTACCAGTTTAACTTCCAATCCACCCTGTCCTGGAGGGAGGCCTGGGCCAGCTGCGAGCAGCAGGGTGCGGACCTGCTGAGCATCACAGAGATCCATGAGCAGACCTACATCAACG GACTCCTCACGGGCTACAGCTCTACGCTGTGGATTGGCCTTAATGACTTGGACACCAGCGGAGGCTGGCAGTGGTCAGACAACTCACCCCTCAAGTACCTCAACTGGGAGAGTG ATCAGCCGGACAATCCAGGCGAGGAGAACTGTGGAGTGATCCGGACTGAGTCCTCAGGCGGCTGGCAGAACCGCGACTGCAGCATCGCCCTACCCTATGTTTGCAAGAAGAAGCCCAACGCCACAGCCGAGCCCATCCAGCCAG ACAGGTGGGCCAACGTCAAGGTGGAGTGTGACCCCAGCTGGCAGTCCTTCCAGGGCCACTGCTACCGCCTGCAGGCCGAGAAGCGCAGCTGGCAGGAGTCCAAGAGGGCGTGTCTACGGGGCGGGGGCGACCTCCTTAGCATCCATAGCATGGCTGAGCTGGAGTTCATCACCAAACAGATCAAGCAAG AGGTGGAGGAGCTTTGGATCGGCCTCAATGACTTGAAACTGCAGATGAACTTTGAGTGGTCTGACGGGAGCCTCGTGAGCTTCACCCACTGGCACCCCTTTGAGCCCAACAACTTCCGTGACAGCCTGGAGGACTGTGTCACCATTTGGGGGCCG GAAGGACGCTGGAATGACAGTCCCTGTAACCAATCCTTGCCATCCATCTGCAAGAAGGCAGGCCGACTGAGCCAAGGCACTGCTGAGGAGGACCATGGCTGCCGGAAG GGTTGGACGTGGCATAGCCCATCCTGCTATTGGCTAGGAGAGGACCAAGTGGTCTACAGTGATGCCCGGCGCCTGTGTACTGACCATGGCTCTCAGCTGGTCACCATCACCAATAG ATTTGAGCAGGCCTTCGTCAGCAGTCTCATCTATAACTGGGAGGGCGAGTATTTCTGGACGGCCTTGCAAGACCTCAACAGCACTGGCTCTTTCCGTTGGCTTAGTGGGGATGAAGTCACGTATACCCATTGGAACCGAGACCAGCCTG GGTACAGACGTGGGGGCTGTGTCGCTCTGGCCACCGGTAGTGCCATGGGACTGTGGGAAGTGAAGAACTGCACATCGTTCCGGGCTCGCTACATCTGCCGACAGAGCCTGGGCACACCGGTCACACCAGAGTTGCCTGGGCCAGATCCCACACCCAGCCTCACTGGCTCCTGTCCCCAGGGCTGGGTCTCAGACCCCAAACTCCGACACTGCTATAAG GTGTTCAGCTCAGAGCGGCTTCAGGAGAAGAAGAGTTGGATCCAGGCCCTGGGGGTCTGTCGGGAGTTGGGGGCCCAGCTGCTGAGTCTGGCCAGCTATGAAGAGGAACATTTTGTGGCCAACATGCTCAACAAGATCTTTGG TGAGTCAGAACCGGAGAGCCATGACCAGCACTGGTTTTGGATTGGCCTGAACCGCAGAGACCCTAGAGAGGGTTACAGCTGGCGCTGGAGCGATGGCCTAGGG TTTTCCTACCACAATTTTGCCCGGAGCCGACACGATGATGATGATATCCGAGGCTGTGCAGTGCTGGACCTGGCCTCCCTGCAGTGGGTGGCCATGCAGTGCCAGACACAGCTTGACTGGATCTGCAAGATCCCTAGAG GTGTGGATGTTCAGGGACCAGACATTGGCCCACAAG GCCGTCTGGAGTGGGTACGCTTTCAGGAGGCAGAGTACAAGTTTTTTGAGCACCACTCCTCGTGGGCACAGGCACAGCGCATCTGCACGTGGTTCCAGGCAGAGCTGACCTCTGTTCACAGCCAAGCAGAATTGGACTTCCTGGGGCAAAACCTGCAGAAG CTGTCCTCTGGCCAGGAGCAGCACTGGTGGATCGGCCTGCACACCTCGGAGAGTGACGGACGCTTCAG GTGGACAGATGGTTCTGTTATAAACTTCATCTCCTGGGCACCGGGAAAACCGCGACCCATCGGCAAGGACAAGAAGTGCGTGTACATGACCGCCAGACAAG AGGACTGGGGGGACCAGAGGTGCCATACAGCCCTGCCCTACATCTGTAAGCGCAGCAATAGCTCTGGAGAAACTCAGCCCCAAGACTTGCCACCTTCAGCCTTAGGAGGCTGCCCCTCTGGCTGGAACCAGTTCCTCAACAAG TGTTTCCGAATCCAGGGCCAGGACCCCCAGGACAGGGTGAAGTGGTCAGAGGCACAGTTCTCCTGTGAACAGCAAGAGGCCCAGCTGGTCACCATTGCAAACCCCTTAGAGCAAG CGTTCATCACAGCCAGCCTCCCCAACGTGACCTTTGACCTTTGGATTGGCCTGCATGCCTCTCAGAGGGACTTCCAGTGGATTGAGCAGGAACCTCTGCTATATACCAACTGGGCACCAGGAGAACCCTCTGGCCCCAGCCCTGCTCCCAGTGGCACCAAGCCG ACCAGCTGTGCGGTGATCCTCCACAGCCCCTCAGCCCACCTCACTGGCCGCTGGGATGATCGGAGCTGCACAGAGGAGACACATGGCTTCATCTGTCAGAAGGGCACAG ACCCCTCGCTGAGCCCATCCCCAGCAGCAACACCCCCTGCCCCGGGCACAGAGCTCTCCTACCTCAACCGCACCTTTCGGCTGCTGCAGAAGCCACTGCGCTGGAAAGATGCTCTCCTGCTGTGTGAGAGCCGGAACACCAGCCTGGCCCACGTGCCCGATCCCTACACCCAGGCCTTCCTCACGCAGGCTGCCCGCGGGCTGCAAGCGCCACTGTGGATCGGGCTGGCCAGTGAGGAGGTGGGCTCCCAG GGCTCACGGCGGTACTCCTGGCTCTCAGAGGAGCCTCTGAATTATGTAAGCTGGCAAGACGGGGAGCCCCAGCAGTCGGGAGGCTGTGCCTATGTGGATGTGGATGGAACCTGGCGCACCACCAACTGTGATACCAAGCTGCAGGGGGCAGTGTGTGGGGTGAGCAGGG GGCCCCCTCCCCGAAGGATACATTACCGCGGGAGCTGCCCTCAGGGCTTGGCCGACTCCTCCTGGATTCCCTTCCGGGAGCATTGCTATTCTTTCCACATGGAGGTGCTGTTGGGCCACAAGGAGGCGCTGCAGCGCTGTCAGAAAG CCGGTGGGACGGTTCTGTCCATTCTTGATGAAATGGAGAATGTGTTTGTCTGGGAACACCTGCAGACCGCTGAAGTCCAGAGTCGAGGTGCCTGGTTGGGCATGAACTTCAACCCCAAAG GAGGCATGCTGGTCTGGCACGACAACACAGCTGTGAACTATTCTAACTGGGGCCCCCCTGGCCTGGGCCCTAGCATGCTGAGCCACAACAGCTGCTACTGGATCCAGAGCAGCAGCGGACTGTGGCGCCCCGGTGCGTGCACCAACATCACCATGGGAGTCGTCTGCAAGCTCCCTAGAG TGGAAGAGAACAGATTCTTGCCATCAG CAGCGCTCCCTGAGAACCCGGTGGCCCTGGTGGTGGTGCTGACGGCAGTGCTGCTCCTCCTGGCCTTGCTGACGGTGGCCCTCATCCTCTACCGGCGCCGACAGAATGCGGAGCGCGGGTCCTTCGAGGGGGCCCGCTACAGTCGCAGCAGCCGCTCTGCCCCAGCAGAGGCCACTGAGAAGAACATCCTGGTGTCTGACATGGAAATGAATGAACAACAAGAATAG
- the Mrc2 gene encoding C-type mannose receptor 2 isoform X3, giving the protein MRSPRRRSSEPSARAVSARSPSMRPRASRPPSAADMEPTRPALAPWPRHLLRCVLLLGGLRLGHPADSAATLLEPDVFLIFSQGMQGCLEAQGVQVRVTPVCNASLPAQRWKWVSRNRLFNLGAMQCLGTGWPVTNTTVSLGMYECDREALSLRWQCRTLGDQLSLLLGSRASNASKPGTLERGDQTRSGHWNIYGSEEDLCARPYYEVYTIQGNSHGKPCTIPFKYDNQWFHGCTSTGREDGHLWCATTQDYGKDERWGFCPIKSNDCETFWDKDQLTDSCYQFNFQSTLSWREAWASCEQQGADLLSITEIHEQTYINGLLTGYSSTLWIGLNDLDTSGGWQWSDNSPLKYLNWESDQPDNPGEENCGVIRTESSGGWQNRDCSIALPYVCKKKPNATAEPIQPDRWANVKVECDPSWQSFQGHCYRLQAEKRSWQESKRACLRGGGDLLSIHSMAELEFITKQIKQEVEELWIGLNDLKLQMNFEWSDGSLVSFTHWHPFEPNNFRDSLEDCVTIWGPEGRWNDSPCNQSLPSICKKAGRLSQGTAEEDHGCRKGWTWHSPSCYWLGEDQVVYSDARRLCTDHGSQLVTITNRFEQAFVSSLIYNWEGEYFWTALQDLNSTGSFRWLSGDEVTYTHWNRDQPGYRRGGCVALATGSAMGLWEVKNCTSFRARYICRQSLGTPVTPELPGPDPTPSLTGSCPQGWVSDPKLRHCYKVFSSERLQEKKSWIQALGVCRELGAQLLSLASYEEEHFVANMLNKIFGESEPESHDQHWFWIGLNRRDPREGYSWRWSDGLGFSYHNFARSRHDDDDIRGCAVLDLASLQWVAMQCQTQLDWICKIPRGVDVQGPDIGPQGRLEWVRFQEAEYKFFEHHSSWAQAQRICTWFQAELTSVHSQAELDFLGQNLQKLSSGQEQHWWIGLHTSESDGRFRWTDGSVINFISWAPGKPRPIGKDKKCVYMTARQEDWGDQRCHTALPYICKRSNSSGETQPQDLPPSALGGCPSGWNQFLNKCFRIQGQDPQDRVKWSEAQFSCEQQEAQLVTIANPLEQAFITASLPNVTFDLWIGLHASQRDFQWIEQEPLLYTNWAPGEPSGPSPAPSGTKPTSCAVILHSPSAHLTGRWDDRSCTEETHGFICQKGTDPSLSPSPAATPPAPGTELSYLNRTFRLLQKPLRWKDALLLCESRNTSLAHVPDPYTQAFLTQAARGLQAPLWIGLASEEGSRRYSWLSEEPLNYVSWQDGEPQQSGGCAYVDVDGTWRTTNCDTKLQGAVCGVSRGPPPRRIHYRGSCPQGLADSSWIPFREHCYSFHMEVLLGHKEALQRCQKAGGTVLSILDEMENVFVWEHLQTAEVQSRGAWLGMNFNPKGGMLVWHDNTAVNYSNWGPPGLGPSMLSHNSCYWIQSSSGLWRPGACTNITMGVVCKLPRVEENRFLPSAALPENPVALVVVLTAVLLLLALLTVALILYRRRQNAERGSFEGARYSRSSRSAPAEATEKNILVSDMEMNEQQE; this is encoded by the exons AACCTGATGTCTTCCTCATCTTCAGCCAGGGGATGCAGGGCTGTCTGGAGGCCCAGGGTGTGCAGGTCCGAGTCACCCCAGTCTGCAATGCCAGTCTCCCTGCCCAGCGCTGGAAGTGGGTTTCCCGGAACCGACTCTTCAATCTGGGTGCCATGCAGTGCCTGGGTACAGGTTGGCCCGTCACCAACACCACAGTTTCCCTGGGCATGTATGAATGTGACCGAGAGGCCTTGAGTCTTCGATGGCAGTGTCGTACACTAGGGGACCAGTTGTCCCTGCTTCTGGGGTCCCGTGCAAGTAATGCATCCAAGCCTGGCACCTTGGAGCGCGGTGACCAGACCCGCAGTGGCCATTGGAACATCTACGGCAGTGAAGAAGACCTATGTGCTCGACCTTACTATG AGGTCTACACCATCCAGGGAAACTCCCACGGAAAGCCGTGTACTATCCCCTTCAAGTATGACAACCAGTGGTTCCATGGCTGCACCAGCACTGGCCGAGAAGATGGGCACCTGTGGTGTGCCACCACCCAGGACTACGGCAAAGATGAGCGCTGGGGCTTCTGCCCCATCAAGA GTAACGACTGCGAGACATTCTGGGACAAAGACCAGCTGACTGACAGCTGTTACCAGTTTAACTTCCAATCCACCCTGTCCTGGAGGGAGGCCTGGGCCAGCTGCGAGCAGCAGGGTGCGGACCTGCTGAGCATCACAGAGATCCATGAGCAGACCTACATCAACG GACTCCTCACGGGCTACAGCTCTACGCTGTGGATTGGCCTTAATGACTTGGACACCAGCGGAGGCTGGCAGTGGTCAGACAACTCACCCCTCAAGTACCTCAACTGGGAGAGTG ATCAGCCGGACAATCCAGGCGAGGAGAACTGTGGAGTGATCCGGACTGAGTCCTCAGGCGGCTGGCAGAACCGCGACTGCAGCATCGCCCTACCCTATGTTTGCAAGAAGAAGCCCAACGCCACAGCCGAGCCCATCCAGCCAG ACAGGTGGGCCAACGTCAAGGTGGAGTGTGACCCCAGCTGGCAGTCCTTCCAGGGCCACTGCTACCGCCTGCAGGCCGAGAAGCGCAGCTGGCAGGAGTCCAAGAGGGCGTGTCTACGGGGCGGGGGCGACCTCCTTAGCATCCATAGCATGGCTGAGCTGGAGTTCATCACCAAACAGATCAAGCAAG AGGTGGAGGAGCTTTGGATCGGCCTCAATGACTTGAAACTGCAGATGAACTTTGAGTGGTCTGACGGGAGCCTCGTGAGCTTCACCCACTGGCACCCCTTTGAGCCCAACAACTTCCGTGACAGCCTGGAGGACTGTGTCACCATTTGGGGGCCG GAAGGACGCTGGAATGACAGTCCCTGTAACCAATCCTTGCCATCCATCTGCAAGAAGGCAGGCCGACTGAGCCAAGGCACTGCTGAGGAGGACCATGGCTGCCGGAAG GGTTGGACGTGGCATAGCCCATCCTGCTATTGGCTAGGAGAGGACCAAGTGGTCTACAGTGATGCCCGGCGCCTGTGTACTGACCATGGCTCTCAGCTGGTCACCATCACCAATAG ATTTGAGCAGGCCTTCGTCAGCAGTCTCATCTATAACTGGGAGGGCGAGTATTTCTGGACGGCCTTGCAAGACCTCAACAGCACTGGCTCTTTCCGTTGGCTTAGTGGGGATGAAGTCACGTATACCCATTGGAACCGAGACCAGCCTG GGTACAGACGTGGGGGCTGTGTCGCTCTGGCCACCGGTAGTGCCATGGGACTGTGGGAAGTGAAGAACTGCACATCGTTCCGGGCTCGCTACATCTGCCGACAGAGCCTGGGCACACCGGTCACACCAGAGTTGCCTGGGCCAGATCCCACACCCAGCCTCACTGGCTCCTGTCCCCAGGGCTGGGTCTCAGACCCCAAACTCCGACACTGCTATAAG GTGTTCAGCTCAGAGCGGCTTCAGGAGAAGAAGAGTTGGATCCAGGCCCTGGGGGTCTGTCGGGAGTTGGGGGCCCAGCTGCTGAGTCTGGCCAGCTATGAAGAGGAACATTTTGTGGCCAACATGCTCAACAAGATCTTTGG TGAGTCAGAACCGGAGAGCCATGACCAGCACTGGTTTTGGATTGGCCTGAACCGCAGAGACCCTAGAGAGGGTTACAGCTGGCGCTGGAGCGATGGCCTAGGG TTTTCCTACCACAATTTTGCCCGGAGCCGACACGATGATGATGATATCCGAGGCTGTGCAGTGCTGGACCTGGCCTCCCTGCAGTGGGTGGCCATGCAGTGCCAGACACAGCTTGACTGGATCTGCAAGATCCCTAGAG GTGTGGATGTTCAGGGACCAGACATTGGCCCACAAG GCCGTCTGGAGTGGGTACGCTTTCAGGAGGCAGAGTACAAGTTTTTTGAGCACCACTCCTCGTGGGCACAGGCACAGCGCATCTGCACGTGGTTCCAGGCAGAGCTGACCTCTGTTCACAGCCAAGCAGAATTGGACTTCCTGGGGCAAAACCTGCAGAAG CTGTCCTCTGGCCAGGAGCAGCACTGGTGGATCGGCCTGCACACCTCGGAGAGTGACGGACGCTTCAG GTGGACAGATGGTTCTGTTATAAACTTCATCTCCTGGGCACCGGGAAAACCGCGACCCATCGGCAAGGACAAGAAGTGCGTGTACATGACCGCCAGACAAG AGGACTGGGGGGACCAGAGGTGCCATACAGCCCTGCCCTACATCTGTAAGCGCAGCAATAGCTCTGGAGAAACTCAGCCCCAAGACTTGCCACCTTCAGCCTTAGGAGGCTGCCCCTCTGGCTGGAACCAGTTCCTCAACAAG TGTTTCCGAATCCAGGGCCAGGACCCCCAGGACAGGGTGAAGTGGTCAGAGGCACAGTTCTCCTGTGAACAGCAAGAGGCCCAGCTGGTCACCATTGCAAACCCCTTAGAGCAAG CGTTCATCACAGCCAGCCTCCCCAACGTGACCTTTGACCTTTGGATTGGCCTGCATGCCTCTCAGAGGGACTTCCAGTGGATTGAGCAGGAACCTCTGCTATATACCAACTGGGCACCAGGAGAACCCTCTGGCCCCAGCCCTGCTCCCAGTGGCACCAAGCCG ACCAGCTGTGCGGTGATCCTCCACAGCCCCTCAGCCCACCTCACTGGCCGCTGGGATGATCGGAGCTGCACAGAGGAGACACATGGCTTCATCTGTCAGAAGGGCACAG ACCCCTCGCTGAGCCCATCCCCAGCAGCAACACCCCCTGCCCCGGGCACAGAGCTCTCCTACCTCAACCGCACCTTTCGGCTGCTGCAGAAGCCACTGCGCTGGAAAGATGCTCTCCTGCTGTGTGAGAGCCGGAACACCAGCCTGGCCCACGTGCCCGATCCCTACACCCAGGCCTTCCTCACGCAGGCTGCCCGCGGGCTGCAAGCGCCACTGTGGATCGGGCTGGCCAGTGAGGAG GGCTCACGGCGGTACTCCTGGCTCTCAGAGGAGCCTCTGAATTATGTAAGCTGGCAAGACGGGGAGCCCCAGCAGTCGGGAGGCTGTGCCTATGTGGATGTGGATGGAACCTGGCGCACCACCAACTGTGATACCAAGCTGCAGGGGGCAGTGTGTGGGGTGAGCAGGG GGCCCCCTCCCCGAAGGATACATTACCGCGGGAGCTGCCCTCAGGGCTTGGCCGACTCCTCCTGGATTCCCTTCCGGGAGCATTGCTATTCTTTCCACATGGAGGTGCTGTTGGGCCACAAGGAGGCGCTGCAGCGCTGTCAGAAAG CCGGTGGGACGGTTCTGTCCATTCTTGATGAAATGGAGAATGTGTTTGTCTGGGAACACCTGCAGACCGCTGAAGTCCAGAGTCGAGGTGCCTGGTTGGGCATGAACTTCAACCCCAAAG GAGGCATGCTGGTCTGGCACGACAACACAGCTGTGAACTATTCTAACTGGGGCCCCCCTGGCCTGGGCCCTAGCATGCTGAGCCACAACAGCTGCTACTGGATCCAGAGCAGCAGCGGACTGTGGCGCCCCGGTGCGTGCACCAACATCACCATGGGAGTCGTCTGCAAGCTCCCTAGAG TGGAAGAGAACAGATTCTTGCCATCAG CAGCGCTCCCTGAGAACCCGGTGGCCCTGGTGGTGGTGCTGACGGCAGTGCTGCTCCTCCTGGCCTTGCTGACGGTGGCCCTCATCCTCTACCGGCGCCGACAGAATGCGGAGCGCGGGTCCTTCGAGGGGGCCCGCTACAGTCGCAGCAGCCGCTCTGCCCCAGCAGAGGCCACTGAGAAGAACATCCTGGTGTCTGACATGGAAATGAATGAACAACAAGAATAG